The Streptomyces sp. NBC_00775 genome includes the window ACTGGTGCGGATGAAGTTAGCGCCAAGCGTCAGCAAAGGACAGAGGTGTTGCACTGTTGATCAATCGAATCATTTCGACTCTTCAAGCACCTTGACCCCTCACACCCCCCTCTCCAATATGGGAGCGCTCCCACTGGTTCAAGGCTTGTTGCTCCTCCCCCCATTCTCCGAGCCGCAAGGAGGAACCAGCACATGCGCCCCAGCCCCAGAAAGAGACACCGCCGCACCGCGCGGCGGCTGTGGACCGCCGTCGTGGCGGCCCTCGCACTCCCCCTGGCGACACTGGCAACCGGTTCAACTCCCGCACAGGCAGCGACAGTTCAGTGCAGCGTCGACTACAAGACCAATGACTGGGGCTCCGGCTTCACCACCGACGTCACGATCACCAACCGGGGTAGCGACGCGATCAGCGGCTGGACCCTGACGTACGACTACACGGGCAACCAGACCCTCACCAACGGCTGGAACGGCACCTGGTCCCAGTCCGGCAAGACGGTCACCGTGAAGAACGCGTCCTGGAACGGGACGATCGCCGCCGGGGCCGCCGTCACCGCCGGCGGCCAGTTCACGTACAGCGGCACCAACACCGCGCCGGCGTCCTTCGCGGTCAACGGCACCACCTGCACCGGCGCGCACCAGCCGCCGGTCACCGTGCTGACCAGCCCGACCGCGGGCGCGATCTACACCCAGGGCGACGCGATCCCGCTGGCCGCGACGGCCGCCGCCGCCGACAGCGCGACCATCAGCAAGGTCGAGTTCTACGACGACACGACGCTGCTGGGCACGGACACCAGCTCCCCGTACACGCTCTCGGTCAACAGCCTGACCGTGGGCAGTCATTCGCTGGTGGCGAAGGCGTACGACAGCCTGGGCGCGTCCGCGAACTCCACACCGGTCGGCATCACGGTCGCCTCGGGTCCCGCCGTGGTGGCCTCGCCGACCCAACTCGGCGTCCAACAGGGCAAGACGGGGACCTTCGACCTGAAGCTGTCGACGCAGCCTTCGGCGAACGTGACGGTGTCGACCGCTCGCACGGACGGCAACACGGGTCTGTCCGTCACGGGCGGCTCCTCGCTCACCTTCACCCCGTCCAACTGGAACACGGCGCAGACGGTGACCCTCACCGCCGACGCCTCCGGCACCGGATCGGCGACCTTCACGGCCTCCGCGACCGGTTTCACCAAGGCCACGGTCACCGTGACGGAGCTGGCCGCGTCGAAGGCGTACGACGCCCGTTTCCTGGACCTCTACGGCAAGATCACCAACCCGGCGAACGGCTACTTCTCCCCCGAGGGCATCCCCTACCACTCGGTGGAGACACTGATCGTCGAGGCGCCCGACCAGGGTCATGAGACGACGTCGGAGGCGTACAGCTATCTGATCTGGCTGCAGGCGATGTACGGGAAGGTCACCGGCGACTGGTCGAAGTTCAACGCCGCGTGGACGACCATGGAGACGTACATGATCCCCACCCACGCCGACCAGCCGACGAACTCCTTCTACAACGCCTCCAAGCCGGCTACCTACGCGCCCGAGCTGGACACTCCGAACGAGTACCCGGCGAAGCTCGACACGAGTGTCTCCGTCGGCTCGGACCCGATCGCGGGTGAGCTGAAGAGTGCGTACGGCACGGACGACGTGTACGGCATGCACTGGCTCCAGGACGTCGACAACACGTATGGGTACGGCAACTCCCCGGGCAAGTGCGAGGCGGGTCCGACCGACACCGGCCCCTCGTACATCAACACCTTCCAGCGCGGCGCGCAGGAGTCGGTGTGGGAGACGGTTCCGCAGCCGACCTGTGACTCCTTCAAGTACGGCGGAACGAACGGGTACTTGGACCTCTTCACCGGGGACTCCTCGTACGCCAAGCAGTGGAAGTACACCGACGCTCCCGACGCCGACGCGCGGGCCGTGCAGGCCGCGTACTGGGCCGACGTCTGGGCCAAGGCCCAGGGCAAGGGCAGCGATGTGTCCACGACCGTCGGCAAGGCGGCGAAGATGGGCGACTATCTGCGCTACGCCATGTACGACAAGTACTTCAAGAAAATAGGCAACTGCGTCGGCCCGTCGACCTGCGCGGCCGGCACCGGCAAGGACGCCTCCTCCTATCTGCTCTCCTGGTACTACGCCTGGGGCGGCGCCAACGACACCTCGGCGGGCTGGGCCTGGCGCATCGGATCCAGCCACGTCCACGGCGGCTACCAGAACCCCCTGGCGGCGTACGCGCTCAGCACGAACGCCGATCTGAAGCCCAAGTCCTCGACAGGGGCGGCGGACTGGGGAACCTCCCTCACCCGGCAGCTGGAGTTCTACCGCTGGCTCCAGTCGGACGAGGGCGCCATCGCGGGCGGTGCCACCAACAGCTGGGCGGGCCGTTACGCGACGCCGCCCACCGGGACGCCGACCTTCTACGGCATGTACTACGACCAGCAGCCGGTGTACCACGACCCGCCGTCCAACCAGTGGTTCGGCTTCCAGGCGTGGTCCATGGAGCGGGTCGCCGAGTACTACCAGCAGACGGGGAACGTGAGCGCGAAGGCGGTCCTCGACAAGTGGGTCTCCTGGGCGCTGTCCAAGACCACGATCAACCCGGACGGCACCTACCAGATCCCCTCCACCCTCCAGTGGTCCGGCGCGCCCGACACCTGGAACGCGTCAAGTCCCGGCGCCAACAGCGGACTTCACGTGACCGTCGCCGACTACACGAACGACGTCGGTGTGGCGGCCGCGTACGCGAAGACCCTGTCGTACTACGCCGCCAAGTCCGGCAACGCGCAGGCGAAGACGACGGCGAAGGCACTGCTCGACGGCATGTGGGGCAACTACCAGGACGGTCTCGGTATCGCCGTCCCGGAGACCCGCGCCGACTACAACCGCTTCGACGACAGCGTGTACGTGCCGAGCGGCTGGACCGGCACGATGCCGAACGGCGACACGATCAACTCCTCCTCGACCTTCACCTCGCTCCGGTCCTTCTACAAGAACGACCCGGCCTGGTCGAAGATCGAGAGCTATCTGGCGGGCGGGGCCGCGCCCTCCTTCACGTACCACCGGTTCTGGGCCCAGGCGGACATCGCCCTGGCCATGGGCTCGTACGCGGAGCTTCTCGAATAGCCCCCGCCAAGCGCTCCGCGGGAAGGGCGGTATGGACACTGCCGGCCGGCTGTGGCTGGCCGCGCAGTTCCCCGCGCCCCTTATAGGGGCGCGGTAGCTCGCCGCGCTTCATCGGAACCGCTTGAAGGCTCCGCGTGCTTGGCCTCGTCACCTGACGACGGGGCCGATCGGCCGGGCGGTCCCCACCCGCACTGGGGGCCGCCCGGCCTTCATGCCCTCCTTCAGAGAGGACCCCCACCGTGCGAAGAACCCGCATCCTCACGGCCGTGCTGGCGCTGGCCGCCGGCTTGCTGGCGGGCAGTCCGCCCGCCCTGGCCGCGAGTACCCCCAAGGCGACGACGACCCTCGCCGCCGACACGTACACCTGGAACAACGCCCGGATCGACGGAGGCGGCTTCGTCCCCGGCATCGTCTTCAACCGTTCCGAGAAGAACCTCGCGTACGCCCGCACGGACATCGGCGGCGCCTATCGCTGGGTGGAGTCGAGCAAGACCTGGACGCCGCTGCTCGACTCGGTCGGCTTCGCCGACTGGGGCCACACCGGCGTCGTGAGCCTCGCCTCGGACTCCGTCGACCCGAACAAGGTGTACGCGGCGGTCGGCACGTACACCAACAGCTGGGACCCGACGAACGGCGCCGTGCTCCGGTCCTCCGACCGGGGCGCGAGCTGGCAGAAGGCGGACCTGCCGTTCAAGCTGGGCGGCAACATGCCGGGGCGTGGCATGGGCGAGCGGCTGGCCGTGGACCCCAACAAGAACAGCGTGCTGTATCTCGGCGCGCCCAGCGGCAAGGGACTCTGGCGTTCGACGGACTCGGGCGCGAGCTGGTCGCAGGTCACGAACTTCCCCAAC containing:
- a CDS encoding glycoside hydrolase family 48 protein, with protein sequence MRPSPRKRHRRTARRLWTAVVAALALPLATLATGSTPAQAATVQCSVDYKTNDWGSGFTTDVTITNRGSDAISGWTLTYDYTGNQTLTNGWNGTWSQSGKTVTVKNASWNGTIAAGAAVTAGGQFTYSGTNTAPASFAVNGTTCTGAHQPPVTVLTSPTAGAIYTQGDAIPLAATAAAADSATISKVEFYDDTTLLGTDTSSPYTLSVNSLTVGSHSLVAKAYDSLGASANSTPVGITVASGPAVVASPTQLGVQQGKTGTFDLKLSTQPSANVTVSTARTDGNTGLSVTGGSSLTFTPSNWNTAQTVTLTADASGTGSATFTASATGFTKATVTVTELAASKAYDARFLDLYGKITNPANGYFSPEGIPYHSVETLIVEAPDQGHETTSEAYSYLIWLQAMYGKVTGDWSKFNAAWTTMETYMIPTHADQPTNSFYNASKPATYAPELDTPNEYPAKLDTSVSVGSDPIAGELKSAYGTDDVYGMHWLQDVDNTYGYGNSPGKCEAGPTDTGPSYINTFQRGAQESVWETVPQPTCDSFKYGGTNGYLDLFTGDSSYAKQWKYTDAPDADARAVQAAYWADVWAKAQGKGSDVSTTVGKAAKMGDYLRYAMYDKYFKKIGNCVGPSTCAAGTGKDASSYLLSWYYAWGGANDTSAGWAWRIGSSHVHGGYQNPLAAYALSTNADLKPKSSTGAADWGTSLTRQLEFYRWLQSDEGAIAGGATNSWAGRYATPPTGTPTFYGMYYDQQPVYHDPPSNQWFGFQAWSMERVAEYYQQTGNVSAKAVLDKWVSWALSKTTINPDGTYQIPSTLQWSGAPDTWNASSPGANSGLHVTVADYTNDVGVAAAYAKTLSYYAAKSGNAQAKTTAKALLDGMWGNYQDGLGIAVPETRADYNRFDDSVYVPSGWTGTMPNGDTINSSSTFTSLRSFYKNDPAWSKIESYLAGGAAPSFTYHRFWAQADIALAMGSYAELLE